Part of the Candidatus Sulfotelmatobacter sp. genome is shown below.
TTTCAGAGTGTCCTGTGAAATTATCTACTCTTCGGACACCCCCATTTTTCCGTTTCCGCTTGTTTCTTGCAGCGTTCTGTTCTTCCAGTCATTGTTCTTCCAGCGTTCTTCCAGAGCGAATCCTAAAGTGAATCAAGTACTAATGAAGTTCCTTGTCTAGTGCTTACTTCTAGTGCTTACTAAAGACAGACGCACTGTCGTCAGGTCATGGGCCAGCCGAGCATCATCTAAACTAGGCGAAGTTATCAGCACCATTTTATGATCGCCGTTATATGAAAAAGATCCTCTGGCTCATCTTGGTTGCCATCTTTGGGGCTACCGGTTGGTTCGCCTGGGCCGTCCTGACGCCCGTCGACCCATCTCTGGACAAATCTGCCGGCCAGACGTTCGTGCTGCTGCATCCGGGATATTCCATACGCCGCATCGCCGCTGAATTGAAGAGGACAGGCGTCATCCGCAGCGAAGAGGCCTTCGTGCTGTGGCACTACCTGCACCACGGAAGGTCCCTGAAGGCTGGCGAATATCTTTTCGACAAGCCGGCCAACATCATCGAAATCCAGAAACGGCTGCGACGGGGCGATGTTTACTTCCACACTGTAGTTGTGCCTGAAGGCTTCAACATGTTCGATATTGCCCGCGCGATTGAGGCCGCCGGTCTGGGGCCTGCCGAGGACTTTGTGAAGGTCGCGCAAAACGAAACGGGGCTTATCTCCGGCATTGCTCCTGGGGCGCGCTCGCTCGAAGGCTATCTCTTTCCGGACACATATCAATTCACTCGCATGATGACGATGCGGGATATGGCTGCATCAATGGTGTGTCAGTTCCATATCGTGGCGCAGCAAATCGGGCTGATTCAAGCTCCGGGTGGAGATGCCAATAGCAAACAGATCTGCGACTCGATTCGCGCGCTCCATGAACCGAATGACCCGAAGATCACGCCAGGCGATACCTTTGCCGTGGAGCGCACGGTGATCATGGCGTCCATCGTCGAAAAAGAAACCGCCGTACCCGAAGAGCGCCCGCTTGTTGCCAGTGTCTATTACAACCGTCTGGCCAAAAACATCGCCCTCGACGCCGACCCCAGCATCATCTACGCCGAGCTTCTGGCCGGAACTTACCAGGGCGCGCTGCACCACGCCGACATGCAGTTCGTATCTGCTTACAATACCTACAGGCATCCCGGCCTGCCGCCCGGACCGATCGGCAATCCCGGACGGATCGCCCTCGAAGCCGCCATGCATCCCGCGCAAAGCGACTATTACTACTTCGTCGCCGACGCCCAGGGTCACCACCGCTTCGCGAGCTCGATGGAAGAACACAATAAGAATGTAGCGGCCTACCGGAAAGCGATGCGGGGGAAGTAGCAGGCGTCAGGCGCCGGGCATCAGGCGTTAGGCCTAGGACCTCAGACTTCGGACCTTGGACCTTTAGACCCCGGACCTAGGGCACCTTAGAAAATCCAGAGGAACAATCGCCTCAAATGTGATATCCGTGCTTGCGGCGTGGCAATCAAGCTGCCAGTATTGCGGATCAGCCGAGGCGCCCGAATGAGTGGATCCTACCGAGATCTAAGAGTGTGGCAGCGTGCTATGGACTTAGTTGTCAGCATTTACGCGGAAAGTCAGGGATTTCCTAAGAACGAACTGTACGGCTTAGTAAGCGAAATGCGACGGGCAGCCGTCTCCATACCGAGCAACATTGCTGAAGGTAAAGGGCGGCTAACGGATCGCGACCGAGCGCATTTCTTTTGCCAAGCGCGTGGCTCTCTTCTAGAACTCGAGACTCAAATCCTTATCGCGCAGAGGTTAGGATTCCTCATTCAGCAGCGAGCGGAGATCGTGATCGGCCTCTGTGCTGAACTTGGTCGAATGCTGAATTTGCTGATCCAGTCCATCCGTCCAATCGACGGGTCGGGACGTTCAGCAGCGTAGAGAACTCGCCATGAAGTCGAGGTCCGTAGTCCGACGCCTGACGCCCGACGCCGCACTACTCCCCCGGAAGCCGGGAGCCGGAAGCCGATCTCGCTTCCATCCAGCCCTGCAAGATCAAGACCGCTGCCATCCGGTCCACGGCTTTGCCGCGCTTTTCGATCGAGAGATCCGTTTCCCGCAGGAGCCGATTGGCTTCGGCCGAGGTCAGCCGTTCATCCCATAAATGCACCGGAAGCCGAAAGCGTTTGCGCAAGTCTTCGGCGAAGACCTGCATCTTGTCGGACTGTATTCCTTCCGCGCCGCTCATGCGAAGGGGCAACCCAACCACAATTTCCCGCACGTCATATTCCTGAATGAGGCGCTGCAAATATTCGAAGTCATGGCGCTTGGTTTTGCGTTGCAAGGTGTCCAAACCCTGCGCCGTGATTCCCAGCGGATCAGACACCGCGACGCCGATCCGGCGTGCGCCGACATCAAGACCCAGAATCCGTCCCGCTGGCAGAGCAACCGGCTTTCGGCTTTGGGAAGAGTCTTCTTCGATTTGGTCCCAAATTGGTTGTTCTTCGCCTGAGTCCACGGCCTGATTATAAGCGCACGATTTTCGGTTCCGGCCAAAACCTTATGTTTCAATCGCTTAACGAAGCCTATAGCGATGGATGCACACCCCGGGACCTTGCTTTTCGGCTTATTTTGGGAGTAGCATGAGTGCTAGGATTGTTGCAAGCCTTTCCCCTCGAACCCTTCGCCTATCCCGGGTGTAAAAAGCATGGGTGCCTAAAGATGAATGCGACAGACTTGAATTTCCACATCGGCGACAAGGTGGTGTATCCCAATCACGGTGTTGGTGTAATTGAGCAGATTAGTAGCCGCTCCGTCGGCGCCACAATCGAGAAGTTTTACCTCCTGCACATCAAAGCCAGCAGCCTGAAAGTGATGGTCCCGTGCCACAACGCCGGCAGCGTCGGCCTGCGCCGCGTCGTGCGCAACGGCGAAATCCAGAAGGTGCTGGACGCCCTTTCTGTCGGTGAAAATGGCAGCAATGGCGACTGGAAAGACCGCTTCAAGGAAAATTCCGAGCGCATGCGCACCGGTTCGTTGCTCGAGGTCGCCAGCGTCCTGAAGAACCTGATCGCGCTGCATCAGGCCAAGCCGCTTTCGTTCCGCGAGAAGAAAATGCTGGAACGCGCCCGCTATCTGCTGGTCAGCGAATTGGCCATGGCCCGCAACTGCGAAGAGTCCAAGGTCGAAGAGATCCTCACCAGCGCCTTGGCCAAATGTAAGCTGCGCTTCCCCGAAGCCTCAGAATTCCAAGCGTAACGATCCGTCTTGGCCGGACACAGAGCGCGCCACGCTCCTGCTTAACTCGACTCCCGGATGCTAACCCTCCTCGCAAGCGCGCGCACGATCCAGAAGAAGATTTCTTTCCCGGGTATTGCGGGTCAGCGATGCTGCCCGTGCGAACTCGGCGCGCGCCTCACTAAGGCGTCCAAGCTTCCGAAGCAAATCTCCGCGCACACTTGGAAGCAGATGGTAACCCTCCAGCGCGGGATCGTTCGTTAGCGCATCGACAAATGCCAGACCAGCCGCCGGGCCAGAGGCCATTCCTGCGGCTACAGCGCGATTCAACTCAATCACCGGCGACGGCTCTATGGTTGCGAGTTCCTCATACAAAGCCACGATCCGAGCCCAGTCGGTATCTGCTGCGCTTACGGCGCGTGCGTGACATGCAGCGATCGCAGCCTGGATGCTATAAGGTCCGCGCGTTCCAGTCAGTTGCTCGGCACGCTCGAGAGACGCCAGCCCCCGCCCGATCAGTAACCGGTCCCACTGTGCCCGATCCTGTTCGAGCAGCAGAATGGGTTCTCCCGCCGCATCCACTCGCGCCCTCGCCCGCGATGCCTGGATTTCCATGAGCGCGACCAGTCCATGCACCTCCGGCTCATTCGGCGCCAGTCCCGCCAGAATCCTTCCTAGGCGCAGCGCCTCCTCGCACAATGCGGGCCTCATCCAGTCATCTCCGGCCGTTGCCGAATAGCCCTCGTTAAAAATGAGGTAAATCACTTGCAGCACCGGCGAGAGTCGAGACGTGAATTCGGAACCGCGGGGCACTTCGAAGGGAACATGCGCGTCGGTAAGAGTCCGTTTCGCACGAACGATCCGCTGCGCCATCGTGGGCTCGACGACCAGGTAAGCGCGCGCAATCTCCGCCGTAGTCAGGCCGCCTAACAAACGCAGGGTTAGCGCGACTCGCGCTTCGGTCGAAAGCACCGGATGGCAAGCAATGAATACCAGCCGCAGCATGTCGTCGCCGATGTTGTAATCCATGGCAGCCGCGAGGTCCGGCACCTCCATCTCCCGCTCCGCCAGCTCGCGACCGAGATGCTCATGCTTAAGATCAACCAGCGAACTGTGACGAAGGAAATCGATGGCCCGATGTTTCGCCGTACCCATGAGCCAGGCCCCCGGATTCTGCGGAATCCCCGACTCCGGCCATTTCTCCAGAGCCGCCACTAGAGCATCCTGGGCCAACTCTTCGGCCACGCCCACATCGTGGACAATTCGAGTCAGCCCGGCAATCACCCGGGCCGACTCGATCCTCCACACTGCCTCGATGGCGCGATGGGTCTCGGTAGTACTCACCACTACCGATCACACCATTTTTCAACCTTGGAGCGCAACCTCGGCGGTATGGCCGGTGCACGGAGCGTCCATGCCCGCTTCGTAGATCTGGCGCAATTCGCACTCGCCATCTCCCGCAATCTGAAGGAACTGGCGGGCCAGCTCGATCGCCTCTGCTTTGGAGTTCGCCTTGAGGATGGCGAACCCACCCACCAGTTCCTTCGCCTCGGTGAACGGGCCGTCCGTAATAGTCAGCTTGCCATTGGACCGTCGAACCCGCGCGCCCTGTGCGCTGGGCAGGCAGCCTTCGGTGCTCAGCAGCCAGCCCTTGTTCGTTCCTTCTTCGATCAGTTTGCCCATCGCCGCCATCTCTTCGGCGGTCGGCGGGGTGCTTCTCTCAACTGTTTTGTAGATACTTAGGAACCGCATTGTTTTTCTCCTTCAGGGGATAGAATTAATTGATGAGCCGGTTCGGTGGCTTGCCCTCGGGTTCCCGGCTCTATGAATACGTCGAATCAGAAATCCTAAATTCGACACAAGATTTCGAGTAACCTCATTGTTACGGTTACTTTTTTTCTGCAAGCTGTTCGCGCATCCGTTGATCCTGTTTCTTCAACTCGGGCGTCAGGTTCTCGCCGAAATCCGCCGCCTCAAACACCGGACGAATCTCGATTTCAGTCCCACCATCAAACGGAGCCCGCTTCAGCCACTCCACCGCTTCGTCAATCGAGCGCACTTGCCACAGCCAATACCCGGCAATCAGTTCTTTGGTTTCGGCGAATGGCCCGTCGATTACGGTCCGCTTCTCGCCTGAAAACTTCACCCTCTTGCCCTTCGAGCTAGGATGCAATCCGTCGCCCGCGAGCATGATGCCAGCTTTTACGAGCTCCTGGTTATATTTCCCCATGTGGGTCAGCAGTTCCTTGCTGGGCAGCACGCCGGCCTCCGACTCCCGGTTTGCTTTTACGATGACCATGACTCTCATTGCTATATCTCCTAATTTCTAATTTGAGCGGGCTTGGTTTCGATGCAAGATCCCGTCTCTATTTATACGTCGAACGAAGAATCCCGGAATCGACAGGCCTGGATTCAACGGCTATGAATGACATCCTTTCCGGCCGTGCCCTTTGGTCGGCTCTAATCCGGTCTTAACTGCTGCTGTCCCGCCAACGCGGGGTTATAATCTCTAAGTTGTGGGTTAATGAATGACAGAGCTCATCAAACGAAAACTACAGGAAGAGATCAACGCGCTCGAACACGAACTGATCCACGAGCTTCCCAAGGAAATCAAAAAGGCCGCCGCGCTCGGCGATCTCAGCGAGAACGCCGAATATCATATGGCCAAGCAGCGCCAGGAGTTCGTCAAGGCGCGCGTTCGCCAGCTAGGCAAGCGCCTCGCCGAGTTGTCCATGATCAACATGAACAACATTCCCCATGACCGCGTGGGCCTCGGTTCTACGATCAAAGTTTTCGACAATACTAAGAACGAGGAGATTGAGTACAAGCTCGTGACCAGCGAGGAATCCGACGTAGCCACAGGAAAAATCTCCACCACCTCGCCCATCGGCCGCGCGCTTCTCAATAAAAAGGTCGGGGACGAAGTCATCGTCGTCTCCCCCAACGGCAAACGCGAACTCGAAATCCTGAAGCTGAGCACCATCCACGACGAAATCAACGGCGAAGCCCCGAAAGAGGCCGAAGCCTAATGTCAGCCAGCTCGCCGAACCCAAGCCGACCATCTCCAAGCAGATCATCTCTTAGTTGGACCAGCGCCTTCGGCCGCGCCTGCGGAGTTCTGCTCGACACCATCGTCCGCTGGCTCGCGCTTTCCCGCATCAATCCCAACGTCCTAACCTTCATGGGATTGGTCGTCAACACGTGGGCCGCCATCCTGTTCGGCTCGGCCAACGCGAGCAACCAGAAGCGCATGTTCATTTACGCCGGCCTGGTGATTATCTTTTCCGGCTTCTTCGATCTGGTCGACGGCCAAGTCGCCCGGGCCACCAACCGCGTCACTCGCTTCGGAGGCTTCTTCGATTCGGTGGTCGACCGCTACAGCGACGCCTCTCAATTCTTGGGCCTGCTCGTCTTCTACGCCCGCGGCGGACGCTTCTTCTACGTCGTCCTCGCCGCCTTCGTCATGATCAGCGCCATCATGGTCAGCTACACCCGAGCCCGCGCCGAATCTCTGATCCCCTCGTGTCGCGTGGGATTTATGGAGCGACCCGAACGTCTGGTCCTCGTAATCCTCGGAGCTCTGTTGAACCGCATGGCCCCAGTCCTATGGGTAATCGCAGTACTAAGCACAATCACAGTAATCCACCGCATGCGCTACACCTGGACGAGGACGCAAGACCCACCAGCCTCGCTGAACGCCGGCCAAGCCGCGTAAGATTGTGTAGAAACCGATGCATGAGTCAGACATTTCTAAGTGGTTACAATTTTGAGGGCAGGGAACGCGGCACGATAAAGCCCTTCGTCGAGGGTTAGCAGCGAGCAGTTGTGCCTGGCGGCGTAGGCGCCGATCAAGAAGTCGGCGAGAATGCGGCGTGGGCCGTCTTCGCGCTGTTTTCGCCGTCGCGCTGCATAAGCCTGGAATGCTTCACCAGCCAACCGCCATACGCGCTCTTCGAATTCCCAATCCACCCTCACGCTGGTCTCGCGAAAGAATCCATCCAGAAATGACTCAGTACGTCCGGCAAAGGCCATCAATTCCGCATAAACGGGCGCGGGTACGACCATGCTCCCGCGCGCCAGGGCGGTATCCAATGCAGCCTGCGAGCGTGCATTCAGGGCATCGTCGGGATCCCAAAGAGCAGCAATCACGTTAGTGTCTACAACGGTAGTCATTGGCCGCGAAGTTCACGGATTGCCCGCAGAATGGCCTTCCTGCCGGAGCCCCCATTTCCGTTTCCTATTCCTCGATACGGCGCAAACGGGCTCTTCTTGCGGACCGGGCGCACATTGGCACGGGCGCCGCTGGTCTCGAAGACGAGGTGGTCGCCAGGCTTTACGCCCAGGAACTTTCGGATTTCGTGAGGCACGGTGATTTGCCCCTTGCTGGTAATTCGCGCTTGTTTCTGCATCTTAAGCTTGCTCCTTACCTTATTGTACATCTCCTTACTCCGATGCAATGGACTCGTTCAATGCTATCCTATCCCATCGCATCCCGATTTCTGAGGACCACTCTTGCCGACTGATTCCGTTCTTGTCGTTCACGGCGGCGCGTGGGCCATGCCCGACGACATGGTTGACGCCCACATTCAGGGTGTGACCAACGCGCTGGCTGCGGGATGGCGCGTGCTCGAGCGGGGCGGCTCCGCGCTCGACGCCGTCGAGGAAGCCGTTGTCATCATGGAAGACGACGAGACCTTCGACGCCGGCCGCGGCAGCTTCTTGAATCGCGACGGTAAAGTGCAGCTCGACGCCCTGATCATGGACGGCGCCACGCTTCGCACCGGCGGCGTGGGCTGTGTAGAGCGCTTGCGCAATCCCGTGCGCGCCGCGCGCAAGATTCTCAGCGAGAGCCCGCACGTTTATTTTGTGGCCGAAGGTGCGGAGCGGTTTGCCGCCGAGCACGGCATTGAACTGTGCCGGAACGAGGATCTAATTATTCCGCGCGAGGTCGAGCGCCTGCGGGAATATCAGGCGAACATCCCCACTCTAGCGGCAAAAGACGCGGCTAGAATGGGCCACCCGATGGGAAGCGAAATGTTCGAGGGCGCGCATGATCCCACGATTTCACACGACACTGTCGGTGCCGTCGCGCTCGACTGTAATGGCAGCATCGCCGCCGCCACTTCGACCGGAGGCACTCTGAACAAGGCTCCCGGACGCCTCGGCGACTCCTCGCTGATCGGCTGCGGCTGCTACGCGAACAACGAAAGCGCCGCGGTTTCGACCACCGGATGGGGCGAGCCCATCATGAAGCTGGTGCTGGCCAAGTGGACCGCCGACCGCATCTCCGCAGGCAATCTGCCGGAGTGGTCCGCACAGGAAGCAATGAACTATCTGAAGCAGCGCCTGAACGGCCACGGCGGAATCATTGTGCTCAATCCCGCAGGCCACATCGGCATCGCCCACAACACACCCCGTATGGCTTGGGCGTATAGAACGACGAAAAAGCAAGACGCAGGCGTCCTCCGCGACTCTTAAGCTTCTGCTAAAGAAAGTTCAATGCAACAATCCGGTTACCTTGGTCAATTGCGGCGTCTAACCCGCGGTGTTGTAATCGCCACGCGATGATATCCACGCACCCATGTCCGAAGTGCGGAGTCGTTCTGGTGGATGCGGCAGCAGCGTGCCCCGCCTGCGGAGCGAAGCCCGTCCGGCCGTCCGCCGCAAAGTACGGGATCGCACTGTTTCAGATCGCCGTATCATCCATATTTATGGTTATCTTCCACTTTCCGCGCTTCATGATCGTGATCTTTGGAGGAGTGATCCTGCTGGCGACAATATTGTCCAGCCACTTTCAGGCTAATAGAGCAGCCGTCAAAGTTTCCCAGCAGCCGGTCTCGCGCCCATTTTTATTTCGCATTCTCAGTCTCCTGATTGCGCTGCTCTCGCTTGCCTTCGTTGCGACCTTGGTATTCGGTCTTGCGATCTTTATGAATGCCTGGATGCGCTGGCACCAATACGAAGGCGCAACCTACCATCGCAGCGACTTCCAGGTCGAGGAGGTCTACTATCAGAGACACGGTAAGGGTACAGACATCTATGCCAAAGGCATCGTCGAGGGCAAGCGCGAAACGATGAATCTGGTGCCTTTTCTGGATGAAAAGCCACGTAATCAGGCGGAACTCGATGAGCAGGTTCCCGTCGGAACATCGATTCCGATCTATTTTTTCCCGGAGATGAAAGGCCGCGCCCGGGTGCAGGTCTACCGCGAAATCGCGCCCGCCGACGAGAGCCGGCAAACCGCAATGGACGCGTTCAAGTATGGCCTGGGCGGCCTCGCGCTGAACGCCGGAATCATCTTCATTCTGCTGCGCCTTCGGCGGCTTTGTCTCCACGATACAAATGCCGCTTTTCCTCGAGCCGGCATGCAGCCCATCCACTAATACGCCTCTGTCGGGGCTTGCTCCAGCAACGCCCGATAATCTTCCGTTCCATCCGTGGACGTCCCTAAGACTTTCCCTCTCAGAATCGAAGCCGCAACCCGAATGTGTCAGGGTTGGTCCGCCCGTACCAGATTTACAACCAGCCCTTGGTCCGCGCAATTCTGGCCGCTTCGACCCGGTTGCTCGCGCCCAGTTTGCTGATCGCTTCGGAGAGATAATTTCGCACCGTGCCGTCCGACAAACCTAACTCGCCGGCGATGTCGCAGCTGGCCATCCCTTCGCCGGCGAGTCGCAATACCTGGCGCTCGCGATCGGTGAGCGGATCCATCTCGCCCCACGCTTCGGTCGCGAGCTCGGGATGAATCACGCGCAGCCCCTGATGGACGCGGCGGACGGCGTCGGCGAGTTCTTCGGCGCGCATATCTTTCAGCAGATATCCGGAGGCTCCGGATTCCAGCGCGCGACGCAAATATCCGGAGCGCGCGAAC
Proteins encoded:
- the mltG gene encoding endolytic transglycosylase MltG, with product MKKILWLILVAIFGATGWFAWAVLTPVDPSLDKSAGQTFVLLHPGYSIRRIAAELKRTGVIRSEEAFVLWHYLHHGRSLKAGEYLFDKPANIIEIQKRLRRGDVYFHTVVVPEGFNMFDIARAIEAAGLGPAEDFVKVAQNETGLISGIAPGARSLEGYLFPDTYQFTRMMTMRDMAASMVCQFHIVAQQIGLIQAPGGDANSKQICDSIRALHEPNDPKITPGDTFAVERTVIMASIVEKETAVPEERPLVASVYYNRLAKNIALDADPSIIYAELLAGTYQGALHHADMQFVSAYNTYRHPGLPPGPIGNPGRIALEAAMHPAQSDYYYFVADAQGHHRFASSMEEHNKNVAAYRKAMRGK
- a CDS encoding four helix bundle protein codes for the protein MSGSYRDLRVWQRAMDLVVSIYAESQGFPKNELYGLVSEMRRAAVSIPSNIAEGKGRLTDRDRAHFFCQARGSLLELETQILIAQRLGFLIQQRAEIVIGLCAELGRMLNLLIQSIRPIDGSGRSAA
- the ruvX gene encoding Holliday junction resolvase RuvX is translated as MDSGEEQPIWDQIEEDSSQSRKPVALPAGRILGLDVGARRIGVAVSDPLGITAQGLDTLQRKTKRHDFEYLQRLIQEYDVREIVVGLPLRMSGAEGIQSDKMQVFAEDLRKRFRLPVHLWDERLTSAEANRLLRETDLSIEKRGKAVDRMAAVLILQGWMEARSASGSRLPGE
- a CDS encoding CarD family transcriptional regulator, with translation MNATDLNFHIGDKVVYPNHGVGVIEQISSRSVGATIEKFYLLHIKASSLKVMVPCHNAGSVGLRRVVRNGEIQKVLDALSVGENGSNGDWKDRFKENSERMRTGSLLEVASVLKNLIALHQAKPLSFREKKMLERARYLLVSELAMARNCEESKVEEILTSALAKCKLRFPEASEFQA
- a CDS encoding RNA polymerase sigma factor, giving the protein MVSTTETHRAIEAVWRIESARVIAGLTRIVHDVGVAEELAQDALVAALEKWPESGIPQNPGAWLMGTAKHRAIDFLRHSSLVDLKHEHLGRELAEREMEVPDLAAAMDYNIGDDMLRLVFIACHPVLSTEARVALTLRLLGGLTTAEIARAYLVVEPTMAQRIVRAKRTLTDAHVPFEVPRGSEFTSRLSPVLQVIYLIFNEGYSATAGDDWMRPALCEEALRLGRILAGLAPNEPEVHGLVALMEIQASRARARVDAAGEPILLLEQDRAQWDRLLIGRGLASLERAEQLTGTRGPYSIQAAIAACHARAVSAADTDWARIVALYEELATIEPSPVIELNRAVAAGMASGPAAGLAFVDALTNDPALEGYHLLPSVRGDLLRKLGRLSEARAEFARAASLTRNTRERNLLLDRARACEEG
- a CDS encoding YciI family protein is translated as MRFLSIYKTVERSTPPTAEEMAAMGKLIEEGTNKGWLLSTEGCLPSAQGARVRRSNGKLTITDGPFTEAKELVGGFAILKANSKAEAIELARQFLQIAGDGECELRQIYEAGMDAPCTGHTAEVALQG
- a CDS encoding YciI family protein; the protein is MRVMVIVKANRESEAGVLPSKELLTHMGKYNQELVKAGIMLAGDGLHPSSKGKRVKFSGEKRTVIDGPFAETKELIAGYWLWQVRSIDEAVEWLKRAPFDGGTEIEIRPVFEAADFGENLTPELKKQDQRMREQLAEKK
- the greA gene encoding transcription elongation factor GreA, translated to MTELIKRKLQEEINALEHELIHELPKEIKKAAALGDLSENAEYHMAKQRQEFVKARVRQLGKRLAELSMINMNNIPHDRVGLGSTIKVFDNTKNEEIEYKLVTSEESDVATGKISTTSPIGRALLNKKVGDEVIVVSPNGKRELEILKLSTIHDEINGEAPKEAEA
- a CDS encoding CDP-alcohol phosphatidyltransferase family protein, coding for MSASSPNPSRPSPSRSSLSWTSAFGRACGVLLDTIVRWLALSRINPNVLTFMGLVVNTWAAILFGSANASNQKRMFIYAGLVIIFSGFFDLVDGQVARATNRVTRFGGFFDSVVDRYSDASQFLGLLVFYARGGRFFYVVLAAFVMISAIMVSYTRARAESLIPSCRVGFMERPERLVLVILGALLNRMAPVLWVIAVLSTITVIHRMRYTWTRTQDPPASLNAGQAA
- a CDS encoding PIN domain-containing protein yields the protein MTTVVDTNVIAALWDPDDALNARSQAALDTALARGSMVVPAPVYAELMAFAGRTESFLDGFFRETSVRVDWEFEERVWRLAGEAFQAYAARRRKQREDGPRRILADFLIGAYAARHNCSLLTLDEGLYRAAFPALKIVTT
- a CDS encoding AbrB/MazE/SpoVT family DNA-binding domain-containing protein, with product MQKQARITSKGQITVPHEIRKFLGVKPGDHLVFETSGARANVRPVRKKSPFAPYRGIGNGNGGSGRKAILRAIRELRGQ
- a CDS encoding isoaspartyl peptidase/L-asparaginase, giving the protein MPTDSVLVVHGGAWAMPDDMVDAHIQGVTNALAAGWRVLERGGSALDAVEEAVVIMEDDETFDAGRGSFLNRDGKVQLDALIMDGATLRTGGVGCVERLRNPVRAARKILSESPHVYFVAEGAERFAAEHGIELCRNEDLIIPREVERLREYQANIPTLAAKDAARMGHPMGSEMFEGAHDPTISHDTVGAVALDCNGSIAAATSTGGTLNKAPGRLGDSSLIGCGCYANNESAAVSTTGWGEPIMKLVLAKWTADRISAGNLPEWSAQEAMNYLKQRLNGHGGIIVLNPAGHIGIAHNTPRMAWAYRTTKKQDAGVLRDS
- a CDS encoding response regulator transcription factor, with the protein product MNPHSRESVKEGRKTIRVVLAEDQGMVLGALAALLEIEGDISVIARARNGKEALEAVLANKPDVFITDIEMPHLSGLDVAAELKRRKTGTRVVIVTTFARSGYLRRALESGASGYLLKDMRAEELADAVRRVHQGLRVIHPELATEAWGEMDPLTDRERQVLRLAGEGMASCDIAGELGLSDGTVRNYLSEAISKLGASNRVEAARIARTKGWL